A window of the Pyrodictium abyssi genome harbors these coding sequences:
- a CDS encoding toxin-antitoxin system TumE family protein has protein sequence MRRRYGSFRDYASWFHDVISSFGEAIVDYSISIEEVTPSEGLIRGVIVFLDGSRLRFLEYVSITGGNAARLKYRYHYEDPDGRLVFRYDNAPHHPEVETFPHHKHLGDGRVVASIAPSIRSVLEEILDLIPV, from the coding sequence TTGAGAAGGAGATACGGAAGCTTCAGGGACTACGCTAGCTGGTTCCACGACGTTATCAGCTCGTTTGGAGAGGCCATTGTAGACTATAGCATATCCATCGAGGAGGTTACTCCCTCGGAGGGGCTCATCCGGGGAGTCATAGTGTTCCTCGACGGCTCTAGGCTCCGTTTCCTCGAGTACGTCTCTATCACCGGAGGCAACGCGGCCAGGCTCAAGTATAGGTATCACTACGAGGACCCGGATGGCAGGCTGGTCTTCCGCTACGATAATGCGCCGCACCACCCCGAGGTGGAGACGTTCCCGCACCACAAGCATCTGGGCGACGGCAGGGTAGTCGCATCCATTGCTCCCTCGATAAGGAGCGTCCTGGAGGAGATACTAGACCTCATACCGGTCTAG
- a CDS encoding sodium:solute symporter family protein — protein sequence MAVSLGLAVLALYMLVGTLLAVAARRAGVRSSQDYYVAGYRLGTFLAAMTYAATTYSAFMIVGLVGFAYSTGTGALGFELVYFVGTMLLLSLFAPRVWALARERRWISPAEMLGDLYGSKKLAAAVAVVYLYALVPYMSAQVKGIAEAVAGLAGSDAAYLYGVALGAAVMIAWTLVAGVWSVAVTDALQGLWMIASASLLLAWLAGWVAGSIGFDGATRLLGEKGLLGLTEFWQPSVFLGFTLPWMFFAATNPQAVQRLFMPRSPKALRGMVVWFAVFGLAYTVAVTLTGLLARSLSEAGLLAPIERRDAVTPTLLAHAPPLLSAIVFTSIVAAAVSTADSIALSVASSVVRDLYAPRARRPSERAEILLGAAVVAVLIAAASALALARIGFIVALSVLSSAILLSTAPATILAWAKPELARGRWQAALASMASGAALATAAAIAYGVKALAKPLLLGLPAPFWTLAVSTAVLLALLPLRKETQH from the coding sequence ATGGCGGTGTCCCTTGGCCTAGCCGTGCTCGCGCTCTACATGCTGGTCGGCACACTGCTAGCCGTGGCTGCGCGGCGGGCCGGTGTCAGGAGTAGCCAGGACTACTACGTCGCGGGCTACCGGCTAGGCACCTTCCTGGCAGCGATGACTTACGCGGCTACCACGTACAGCGCCTTCATGATAGTCGGGCTCGTAGGGTTCGCATACTCGACCGGCACCGGGGCGCTGGGCTTCGAGCTCGTCTACTTCGTGGGCACGATGCTCCTCCTCTCCCTCTTCGCCCCAAGGGTATGGGCCCTGGCCCGGGAGAGGCGGTGGATAAGCCCGGCCGAGATGCTCGGCGACCTCTACGGCTCCAAGAAGCTAGCAGCCGCCGTAGCGGTGGTGTACCTCTACGCCCTCGTGCCCTACATGAGCGCCCAGGTCAAGGGCATAGCCGAGGCCGTGGCGGGCCTAGCGGGCAGCGACGCCGCCTACCTCTACGGCGTGGCCCTCGGCGCGGCGGTGATGATCGCCTGGACGCTCGTAGCCGGTGTATGGAGCGTAGCCGTCACCGACGCCCTCCAGGGCCTATGGATGATAGCCTCGGCGTCCCTCCTCCTAGCGTGGCTAGCAGGCTGGGTAGCCGGCAGCATCGGCTTCGACGGCGCCACCAGGCTGCTGGGCGAGAAGGGGCTGCTAGGCCTAACCGAGTTCTGGCAGCCCAGCGTATTCCTGGGCTTCACGCTACCATGGATGTTCTTCGCCGCCACGAACCCCCAGGCGGTCCAGCGGCTCTTCATGCCCAGGAGCCCAAAGGCGCTCAGGGGCATGGTGGTCTGGTTCGCCGTGTTCGGGCTCGCGTACACAGTAGCAGTCACCCTCACGGGGCTGCTTGCCCGGAGCCTCAGCGAAGCCGGCCTACTAGCCCCCATAGAGCGCCGAGACGCCGTGACGCCGACACTCCTAGCCCACGCGCCGCCGCTGCTCTCGGCGATAGTGTTCACCAGCATAGTAGCGGCAGCCGTCTCCACAGCGGACTCCATAGCGCTCAGCGTGGCGAGCAGCGTCGTAAGAGACCTCTACGCGCCGAGGGCCCGGAGGCCCAGCGAGCGAGCAGAGATACTCCTCGGAGCAGCCGTGGTAGCAGTGCTCATAGCCGCCGCTAGCGCCCTAGCACTAGCCAGGATAGGCTTCATAGTAGCGCTATCCGTGCTGTCCTCCGCCATACTCCTCTCCACCGCGCCCGCCACCATCCTCGCGTGGGCGAAGCCCGAGCTAGCACGGGGCCGCTGGCAGGCAGCACTCGCCTCGATGGCCTCCGGCGCCGCCCTAGCAACCGCGGCAGCGATAGCCTACGGGGTGAAGGCACTCGCCAAGCCGCTACTACTAGGCCTACCCGCGCCCTTCTGGACACTAGCCGTCTCCACAGCAGTCCTCCTAGCACTACTACCACTACGGAAAGAAACACAACACTAA
- a CDS encoding MarR family transcriptional regulator has product MGAGSRGSLRHRLLGLVAAEPGLSVSEIAARLGASKSTVSVLVRRLEAEGLLRRVRRGSMVLVYPAQGAAGGSSPAGAEARRLRLGIVRAAEYPFIAHLAKALRHRGVELEVVVYDNGLDASFDLVSGRLDLALAPLPTQVLFYALTGRLRIIGGGAYGGAYVLESRAARGHTAYTTRASTMELCLNTSGVVDYAEAVVYAGAGHGIEEALARGRARYAALWEPYASQALSRGDVRVVAACSDLGVENCCTLAANPDRLGPEQRSLIARLYSEALAEYQRRPDAMLEWYSGLTGIPVDTLRRVQASYRIAHEVNPATAERILERAGMRMPRPALVREAVEQP; this is encoded by the coding sequence ATGGGGGCCGGTAGTAGGGGCTCGCTGAGGCATAGGCTGCTAGGACTAGTCGCAGCCGAGCCCGGGCTCAGCGTATCGGAGATAGCCGCCAGGCTAGGCGCGTCCAAGAGCACGGTATCGGTGCTCGTCCGGAGGCTCGAGGCCGAGGGGCTCCTACGCCGGGTCCGCCGGGGCTCCATGGTCCTCGTCTACCCCGCCCAGGGGGCAGCCGGCGGCAGCAGCCCAGCCGGGGCGGAGGCTCGGCGGCTCCGGCTCGGCATAGTGAGGGCGGCCGAGTACCCCTTCATAGCCCACCTCGCCAAGGCGCTTAGGCACCGCGGCGTAGAGCTAGAGGTAGTGGTCTACGACAACGGGCTAGACGCGTCCTTCGACCTGGTATCGGGCAGGCTAGACCTGGCGCTCGCGCCGCTGCCAACCCAGGTCCTCTTCTACGCGCTCACGGGGCGGCTCCGCATAATAGGCGGCGGCGCCTACGGCGGAGCCTACGTCCTCGAGTCCCGGGCCGCCAGGGGCCACACCGCCTACACGACGCGCGCGTCCACGATGGAGCTCTGCCTCAACACCAGCGGCGTAGTGGACTACGCCGAGGCCGTGGTCTACGCCGGGGCCGGGCACGGTATAGAGGAGGCCCTGGCCAGGGGCCGGGCACGGTACGCTGCGCTCTGGGAGCCCTACGCCAGCCAGGCCCTCTCCAGGGGAGACGTCAGAGTAGTCGCGGCCTGCAGCGACCTAGGTGTGGAGAACTGCTGCACACTAGCAGCCAACCCCGACAGGCTAGGCCCGGAGCAGCGGAGCCTCATAGCCAGGCTGTACAGCGAAGCGCTCGCCGAGTACCAGCGGAGGCCAGACGCCATGCTAGAGTGGTACTCGGGCCTCACCGGTATACCCGTGGACACGCTACGCCGGGTACAGGCGAGCTACAGGATAGCCCACGAGGTGAACCCGGCCACGGCCGAGAGGATCCTGGAGCGCGCGGGCATGAGGATGCCACGGCCAGCCCTCGTCAGGGAAGCAGTAGAGCAGCCATAA